From Frankiales bacterium, one genomic window encodes:
- a CDS encoding TetR family transcriptional regulator, which translates to MTGRSRPGRRPGSPGTRAAILDAARSAFAEGGYDRTTVRGIAERAGVDSRLVTHYFGTKQRLFLEVVEPPVDPATSIGPILRDAADPAAAIAAFLVGLVDSDETGRVMAGIVRSAASDEDAAVLARGLIVSRMLAPVAALLEGEDAERRVSLVGSQVVGLLMARRIVGVEPLAGLATQDVVTAITPVVRHFLYGDLQDAGAPPRARRGRTTAPAARTRR; encoded by the coding sequence ATGACCGGCCGTTCGCGTCCGGGGCGACGGCCCGGGAGCCCGGGTACGCGCGCGGCGATCCTCGACGCCGCGCGCAGCGCCTTCGCCGAGGGCGGCTACGACCGCACCACCGTGCGCGGCATCGCCGAGCGCGCCGGCGTCGACTCCCGCCTGGTGACCCACTACTTCGGCACCAAGCAGCGGCTCTTCCTCGAGGTGGTCGAGCCGCCGGTGGACCCGGCCACCAGCATCGGGCCGATCCTGCGCGACGCCGCGGACCCGGCCGCCGCGATCGCCGCCTTCCTCGTCGGGCTGGTCGACTCCGACGAGACCGGACGTGTGATGGCCGGGATCGTGCGGTCCGCGGCGTCCGACGAGGACGCCGCGGTCCTGGCGCGCGGGCTGATCGTGAGCCGCATGCTCGCCCCGGTGGCGGCCCTGCTCGAGGGCGAGGACGCCGAGCGCCGCGTGTCGCTGGTCGGCTCCCAGGTGGTGGGGCTGCTCATGGCCCGGCGCATCGTCGGCGTCGAGCCGCTCGCCGGGCTCGCCACGCAGGACGTCGTCACCGCGATCACCCCGGTGGTGCGCCACTTCCTCTACGGCGACCTCCAGGACGCCGGCGCGCCGCCGCGGGCCCGCCGCGGCCGGACGACGGCACCGGCCGCCCGCACCCGCCGCTGA
- a CDS encoding DUF664 domain-containing protein translates to METSRTESTLVGDERRQLQAFLDDNRDEVAALLDGMTEEQARRRLVPSRTTLAAIVKHCVFVEKAWFQVSLAGRTRAELGLPEDADDSWVLEDSDTVASLLDELAAARAESDRVAEEYGLDDLALHNRRGPLTVRWVYAHMIEELARHAGHGDILREQILAADGPDA, encoded by the coding sequence ATGGAGACCTCGCGCACCGAGTCCACCCTCGTCGGCGACGAGCGCCGGCAGCTCCAGGCGTTCCTCGACGACAACCGGGACGAGGTGGCCGCGCTGCTCGACGGGATGACCGAGGAGCAGGCGCGTCGCCGGCTCGTGCCGTCGCGCACCACGCTCGCCGCGATCGTGAAGCACTGCGTCTTCGTCGAGAAGGCCTGGTTCCAGGTGTCGCTGGCCGGCCGCACCCGCGCCGAGCTCGGCCTGCCCGAGGACGCCGACGACAGCTGGGTGCTCGAGGACTCCGACACGGTGGCGTCGCTGCTCGACGAGCTGGCGGCGGCGCGCGCGGAGTCCGACCGTGTGGCTGAGGAGTACGGGCTGGACGACCTGGCGCTGCACAACCGGCGCGGCCCGCTCACGGTCCGCTGGGTGTACGCGCACATGATCGAGGAGCTCGCGCGCCACGCGGGCCACGGCGACATCCTGCGCGAGCAGATCCTCGCCGCCGACGGCCCCGACGCCTGA
- a CDS encoding DUF255 domain-containing protein, with protein MANRLAGASSPYLLQHKDNPVDWQEWGPEAFEEARRRDVPILLSVGYAACHWCHVMAHESFEDAQVAAYLNAHFVAVKVDREERPDVDAVYMSATQALTGQGGWPMTAFLAHDGSPFYAGTYYPPQPRHGLPSFAQLLEAISRTWREDRARVLEAGSRIAAALRDQAAVPEGSAVAPDPVAEALDSGVDVLAGQYDAVRGGFGGAPKFPPSMVLEALLRHHARTGDPRALAMVQGTCDAMARGGMYDQLAGGFARYSVDAGWVVPHFEKMLYDNALLLRVYAHLWRATGDTTAQRVVREVAEFLLRDLRTAEGGFASALDADADGAEGTTYVWTPQQLDDVLGAQDGARAADLLGVTASGTFEHGTSVLQLRRDPVDPAWWEGVRGRLLEERAARPQPARDDKVVAAWNGWAVAALAEAGELAGEPRWVRAAQEAAELLWTLHRTPAGRFLRVSRAGRAGGHDAVLDDLAGMAEGFLALHQVTSSPAWLERAGLLLDEVLHRFRDHASGGFFDTGEGAESLVVRPQDPTDNATPSGWSSATGALLTFAALTGSERHRSAAEESLAPLVALAGTHPRFAGWGMAVAEAWLDGPREVAVVGRAGPGRDALRAAAWRSPAPGAVIVVGEPGDPHPLLEGRTEVDGAAAAYVCRHFVCDRPVTGAQALTAALAPSPATP; from the coding sequence GTGGCGAACCGGTTGGCCGGGGCCTCGAGCCCGTACCTCCTCCAGCACAAGGACAATCCCGTCGACTGGCAGGAGTGGGGCCCGGAGGCGTTCGAGGAGGCGCGTCGACGGGACGTGCCGATCCTGCTGTCGGTCGGGTACGCCGCCTGCCACTGGTGCCACGTGATGGCGCACGAGTCCTTCGAGGACGCCCAGGTGGCGGCCTACCTCAACGCCCACTTCGTCGCCGTCAAGGTCGACCGCGAGGAGCGGCCCGACGTCGACGCGGTCTACATGAGCGCGACGCAGGCGCTGACCGGGCAGGGCGGCTGGCCGATGACGGCGTTCCTCGCCCACGACGGCAGCCCGTTCTACGCGGGCACCTACTACCCGCCGCAGCCCCGTCACGGCCTGCCCTCGTTCGCCCAGCTGCTGGAGGCGATCTCGCGCACCTGGCGCGAGGACCGTGCCCGCGTCCTCGAGGCCGGCTCGCGCATCGCCGCGGCGCTGCGCGACCAGGCGGCCGTGCCCGAGGGCTCGGCGGTCGCGCCGGACCCGGTGGCCGAGGCGCTCGACTCCGGCGTCGACGTCCTCGCCGGGCAGTACGACGCCGTCCGCGGCGGGTTCGGCGGCGCCCCCAAGTTCCCGCCGTCGATGGTGCTCGAGGCGCTGCTGCGCCACCACGCCCGCACAGGCGACCCGCGGGCGCTGGCGATGGTGCAGGGCACGTGCGACGCGATGGCGCGCGGCGGGATGTACGACCAGCTCGCCGGCGGCTTCGCGAGGTACTCGGTCGACGCCGGCTGGGTCGTGCCGCACTTCGAGAAGATGCTCTACGACAACGCGCTCCTGCTGCGGGTGTACGCGCACCTGTGGCGGGCCACCGGCGACACCACCGCCCAGCGCGTCGTGCGCGAGGTGGCCGAGTTCCTGCTGCGCGACCTGCGCACCGCGGAGGGCGGCTTCGCCTCCGCGCTCGACGCCGACGCCGACGGCGCGGAGGGCACGACGTACGTCTGGACGCCGCAGCAGCTCGACGACGTGCTCGGCGCGCAGGACGGCGCCCGCGCCGCGGACCTGCTCGGCGTCACCGCGAGCGGCACCTTCGAGCACGGCACCTCCGTCCTCCAGCTGCGCCGCGATCCCGTCGATCCGGCATGGTGGGAGGGCGTGCGCGGCCGGCTGCTCGAGGAGCGCGCCGCGCGGCCGCAGCCCGCGCGCGACGACAAGGTGGTCGCGGCGTGGAACGGCTGGGCGGTCGCCGCCCTCGCCGAGGCCGGCGAGCTGGCGGGGGAGCCGCGCTGGGTGCGCGCCGCGCAGGAGGCGGCCGAGCTGCTGTGGACCCTGCACCGCACACCCGCAGGTCGGTTCCTGCGCGTCTCTCGCGCGGGCCGCGCGGGCGGGCACGACGCCGTCCTCGACGACCTCGCCGGCATGGCGGAGGGCTTCCTCGCCCTGCACCAGGTGACCTCGTCGCCGGCCTGGCTCGAGCGGGCGGGGCTGCTGCTCGACGAGGTGCTGCACCGGTTCCGCGACCACGCCTCGGGCGGCTTCTTCGACACCGGGGAGGGCGCCGAGTCGCTCGTCGTGCGGCCCCAGGACCCGACCGACAACGCGACGCCGTCCGGCTGGTCCTCGGCGACCGGGGCGCTGCTCACCTTCGCCGCGCTCACCGGCTCCGAGCGTCACCGCAGCGCGGCCGAGGAGTCGCTGGCCCCCCTGGTCGCGCTCGCCGGCACCCACCCGCGCTTCGCCGGCTGGGGGATGGCGGTCGCCGAGGCCTGGCTCGACGGCCCGCGCGAGGTGGCCGTCGTGGGGCGGGCGGGGCCGGGCCGCGACGCCCTGCGGGCGGCCGCCTGGCGCAGCCCGGCACCCGGCGCGGTGATCGTGGTGGGCGAGCCCGGAGACCCTCACCCTCTGCTGGAGGGTCGCACCGAGGTCGACGGCGCGGCGGCCGCCTACGTGTGCCGCCACTTCGTGTGCGACCGGCCGGTGACCGGGGCGCAGGCCCTGACCGCCGCCTTGGCACCGAGCCCGGCTACGCCGTGA
- a CDS encoding hemolysin III family protein gives MTERSIEEPDLAAVAASEPTAPKPRLRGWLHAGMAPVALVASIVLVVLAPAGYRWAAAVYGASAVLLFSVSATYHRIHWGPRVSRALKRLDHSNIFLIIAGSYTPFAVALLPPDQARTLLLVVWGGALAGVAFRVLWVGAPRWLYTPLYIALGWVAVFYLPAFWEAAGPAVVVLLAAGGLCYSMGGVVYALKRPDPSPDWFGFHEIFHAFTVAGFVLQYVAVSIVLYTA, from the coding sequence ATGACCGAGCGCAGCATCGAGGAGCCGGACCTGGCCGCCGTGGCCGCCTCCGAGCCGACGGCGCCCAAGCCGCGGCTGCGCGGGTGGCTGCACGCCGGCATGGCTCCGGTGGCCCTCGTCGCGTCGATCGTGCTGGTGGTGCTCGCACCGGCGGGCTACCGGTGGGCCGCCGCGGTCTACGGCGCCTCGGCGGTGCTGCTGTTCTCCGTCAGCGCGACGTACCACCGCATCCACTGGGGGCCACGGGTGTCGCGAGCCCTCAAGCGGCTCGACCACTCGAACATCTTCCTCATCATCGCCGGCAGCTACACGCCGTTCGCCGTGGCGCTGCTCCCGCCCGACCAGGCCCGCACGCTGCTGCTCGTCGTGTGGGGCGGAGCGCTGGCCGGTGTGGCGTTCCGGGTCCTGTGGGTCGGTGCGCCGCGCTGGCTCTACACCCCGCTCTACATCGCCCTGGGCTGGGTGGCGGTGTTCTACCTGCCTGCCTTCTGGGAGGCGGCCGGACCGGCTGTGGTGGTGCTGCTCGCCGCCGGCGGGCTGTGCTACTCGATGGGTGGCGTCGTCTACGCGCTCAAGCGCCCGGACCCGAGCCCGGACTGGTTCGGCTTCCACGAGATCTTCCACGCGTTCACGGTCGCGGGGTTCGTGCTCCAGTACGTCGCCGTGAGCATCGTGCTCTACACCGCCTGA